The bacterium genome has a segment encoding these proteins:
- a CDS encoding glycine--tRNA ligase subunit alpha encodes MPETLSFQEIITRLQAYWMSKGCLLMQPYSSEVGAGTFNPSTFLRVLDERPWRCVYVEPSKRPRDGRYAENPLRVYQHWQLQAILKPAPGNAQELYLDSLRSLGIPPEKHDLRFTEDDWESPTLGAWGLGWQVDLDGIEVTQFTYFQQAGGLDLPVIPVEYTYGLERIAMFLQGVDSIFDIVWGEVDGNRMTWGDVFGQNEKDFSSYSLKEADTDYLRKAFDHYEAECHRLVKKALVMPAYDSVIKCSHYFNLLDARGAISVTERAATILRVRKLAMAVAKLYRFGPDSTKGRNDE; translated from the coding sequence ATGCCGGAAACATTATCGTTCCAGGAGATAATCACGAGACTCCAGGCATACTGGATGTCCAAGGGTTGCCTTCTCATGCAGCCCTACTCGTCCGAAGTAGGCGCCGGGACATTCAATCCATCCACATTCCTCAGGGTTCTTGACGAGCGGCCGTGGCGCTGCGTCTATGTGGAGCCATCGAAGCGTCCCCGCGACGGCCGATATGCGGAGAACCCGCTGCGCGTCTACCAGCACTGGCAACTGCAGGCGATTCTTAAACCCGCGCCCGGAAACGCTCAGGAGCTTTATCTCGACAGCCTGCGCTCGCTTGGAATTCCTCCTGAAAAGCACGATCTCAGGTTCACCGAGGATGACTGGGAGTCGCCCACCCTGGGCGCATGGGGTCTTGGCTGGCAGGTAGACCTCGACGGGATAGAAGTAACACAATTCACGTACTTCCAGCAGGCGGGCGGACTCGATCTTCCCGTGATCCCCGTCGAATACACCTACGGTCTTGAGCGCATCGCCATGTTCCTGCAAGGCGTTGACTCTATATTCGACATCGTCTGGGGCGAGGTTGATGGAAACCGGATGACATGGGGCGACGTGTTCGGCCAGAACGAGAAGGATTTCTCCTCCTACTCCCTCAAGGAAGCAGACACCGACTATCTCCGCAAAGCCTTCGACCATTACGAGGCCGAATGCCACCGCCTCGTCAAAAAAGCGCTCGTCATGCCCGCATACGACTCTGTCATCAAATGTTCTCATTACTTCAATCTCCTCGATGCAAGGGGAGCCATCTCCGTGACCGAGCGCGCCGCAACCATACTTCGCGTCCGCAAGCTGGCAATGGCAGTTGCCAAGCTCTACCGTTTCGGTCCAGATTCTACAAAAGGGAGAAATGATGAGTGA
- a CDS encoding HDIG domain-containing protein, which produces MTREEALKLVERKISNVNLRKHMLCTEACLAAFAPRFDSDPAVWGLAGLLHDVSYEEAEKAGDMMLHAELGARIALENGLPEEAVHSIKAHAGGVPRNTSLDKILYAVDPLTGLIVAAALMHPDRLRGLQSSSVLKRFKDRRFAAGADRDQILTCTGLGFELDEFISVCLEAMRGIRDELDL; this is translated from the coding sequence ATTACGAGAGAAGAAGCTCTGAAACTTGTAGAGCGGAAGATATCGAACGTCAACCTTCGCAAGCACATGCTATGTACCGAGGCTTGCCTTGCGGCATTTGCCCCGAGATTCGATTCCGATCCTGCGGTATGGGGTCTTGCGGGTCTTCTGCACGACGTATCATATGAAGAGGCGGAAAAAGCCGGCGACATGATGCTTCATGCTGAATTGGGCGCAAGGATTGCCCTCGAAAACGGGTTGCCGGAAGAGGCCGTGCACTCGATAAAGGCTCATGCTGGCGGTGTGCCGCGAAACACCAGTCTGGATAAGATTCTTTACGCGGTTGATCCCCTGACCGGTCTCATCGTTGCCGCCGCACTCATGCATCCGGATCGTCTTCGCGGTCTGCAGTCTTCAAGCGTTCTCAAGCGGTTTAAAGACAGGCGTTTCGCCGCAGGAGCGGATCGTGATCAAATTCTTACCTGCACCGGTTTAGGATTCGAGCTTGATGAGTTTATCTCCGTATGCCTTGAGGCGATGCGCGGAATACGCGATGAACTTGATCTTTAA
- a CDS encoding glycine--tRNA ligase subunit beta yields MMSETRTFLLEIGVEEMPASYLEPAVSALSEEIGKSLAEAGASFGEKKKMWTPRRLSLIIADVATESAARQEERQGPPAKVAKDENGKWTVAAKKFAESMGVKESSLFIKETEKGNYVCVKRKTGGEPTRDTLSRLLPGILGNLPFSKNMKWPQSAGVSFARPVRWLCALLGNEIIEFEFAGVRSSNITCGHRFAHPESIAIDNPDEYVQKLHDAYVLVGREERRSAVIKELSGMAKELGGEVVSNEDLAEEVTDLVEYPKALDCRLGGFIDLPREVLATALAKHQRAFVVEKEGKLLPYFLVVTNAPGLEPKLARPWFERMAISRLEDADFFIKEDLEKGLDALVKEEVRVEWIKGIGSLAQKTEWLKELGSHIGKSIPDFNRSVHERAAYLSKADLLSNLVREKEFTSLQGIAGAIYAERLKEHPAVSAAIREQYTDSPSTLEGAALGIADRLLNIAATFIRGKPPKGSSDPYAVRRQATAIIKMLVDKKIHANIKDTLSHALVLLGKQEDALLDQLRKFLEDRLELYLKDLGFAYDWVDAVAAVAGHDPYDAWLRLSAFSELHKTEEFKLVAVGQKRVANITKALEHALVPSPERFTEETERVLWSEVLRIKPELQSACESRIYRKALELLLSIRPAIDKFFDDVFVMVEDEGLRMNRLSLLNAVKQEFLRVADFSKIVAEQ; encoded by the coding sequence ATGATGAGTGAAACCAGGACATTTCTTCTTGAGATAGGAGTCGAAGAGATGCCGGCTTCTTATCTGGAGCCTGCGGTTTCGGCACTTTCTGAAGAAATCGGCAAATCACTAGCAGAGGCGGGCGCGAGCTTCGGAGAGAAAAAAAAGATGTGGACACCGCGCAGGTTGTCCTTGATTATCGCCGACGTCGCCACTGAAAGTGCCGCAAGACAGGAGGAGCGCCAGGGGCCGCCGGCTAAAGTCGCAAAGGACGAAAATGGAAAATGGACTGTAGCCGCTAAAAAGTTCGCCGAAAGCATGGGCGTAAAAGAATCCTCACTCTTCATCAAGGAAACGGAGAAGGGCAATTACGTTTGCGTCAAGCGCAAAACGGGCGGCGAACCGACTCGCGACACGCTATCCCGGCTGTTGCCCGGAATTCTGGGAAACCTGCCATTTTCCAAAAATATGAAGTGGCCTCAATCCGCCGGCGTTTCGTTCGCTCGACCCGTTCGATGGCTGTGCGCCCTCCTTGGAAATGAGATTATCGAGTTCGAGTTTGCAGGAGTGCGCTCCTCAAACATTACCTGCGGTCACCGCTTTGCCCATCCGGAATCAATCGCGATTGACAATCCAGATGAATATGTTCAGAAACTCCATGATGCCTACGTCCTCGTCGGCCGCGAGGAGCGAAGGTCGGCGGTAATAAAGGAATTGTCCGGAATGGCGAAAGAGCTCGGCGGCGAAGTTGTTTCCAACGAGGATCTCGCGGAGGAGGTTACAGACCTCGTGGAGTATCCCAAAGCCCTGGACTGCCGCCTCGGCGGCTTCATCGATTTGCCCAGAGAGGTTCTTGCAACGGCGCTGGCTAAGCACCAGAGAGCGTTCGTCGTCGAGAAGGAAGGAAAACTCCTGCCTTATTTCCTGGTTGTGACCAACGCACCCGGGCTCGAGCCGAAGCTCGCCCGGCCTTGGTTCGAACGCATGGCGATATCGCGGCTTGAGGACGCCGATTTCTTCATAAAAGAGGATCTCGAAAAAGGCCTCGATGCGCTCGTTAAGGAAGAGGTGCGCGTCGAATGGATTAAAGGCATTGGCTCTCTTGCTCAAAAAACTGAGTGGCTCAAGGAACTGGGCTCGCATATCGGGAAGTCAATCCCCGATTTTAACCGCTCTGTCCATGAACGCGCCGCCTACTTGTCCAAGGCCGACCTCCTGTCCAACCTCGTTCGGGAGAAGGAGTTCACGTCGCTTCAGGGTATTGCAGGGGCAATCTATGCGGAACGCCTTAAGGAGCATCCCGCAGTCTCTGCCGCTATTCGTGAACAGTATACAGACTCGCCATCTACGCTTGAAGGCGCCGCTCTTGGAATCGCCGACCGTCTGCTCAACATCGCGGCGACCTTCATCAGAGGCAAGCCGCCCAAGGGGTCATCCGACCCTTATGCCGTGCGCAGGCAGGCAACCGCCATCATCAAGATGCTGGTAGATAAAAAGATTCACGCAAATATTAAAGACACTTTATCTCACGCACTCGTTCTTCTTGGAAAGCAAGAAGATGCGCTGTTAGATCAGTTGCGTAAATTCCTCGAGGACCGTCTAGAGTTATATCTTAAGGATCTCGGTTTTGCATACGACTGGGTGGATGCGGTGGCGGCTGTTGCCGGGCATGACCCATACGACGCCTGGCTGCGTCTTTCCGCTTTCTCGGAACTGCACAAGACGGAGGAGTTCAAGCTTGTGGCAGTCGGGCAGAAAAGAGTGGCAAACATAACGAAAGCGCTCGAACACGCGCTCGTTCCATCCCCTGAGCGTTTCACCGAGGAGACTGAGAGGGTTTTGTGGTCCGAGGTTTTAAGAATAAAGCCAGAACTCCAATCGGCATGCGAATCAAGGATTTACCGCAAGGCGCTTGAACTTCTGCTCTCGATTCGCCCGGCAATCGACAAGTTCTTCGACGATGTATTCGTTATGGTCGAGGATGAAGGTCTCCGTATGAACAGGCTTAGCTTGCTCAACGCCGTTAAACAGGAGTTTCTCAGGGTCGCCGATTTCTCGAAGATAGTAGCTGAACAATAA
- a CDS encoding Fic family protein, whose product MDKDEKKQRIAYKWQPIEDLPKNWGVLPAPDLASLSDIWKEQSERLKLSPQWQTFLDRLKRKWSIETGIIEHIYEIDRGITEILIEQGIKEALIPHGASNKSPEEIVPIIEDHEEAINGLFDFVKSQRPLTTSYIKELHFLLTRHQVTTVGINGMGRKTDVKLIRGDWKKWPNNPTRPDGQIHEYCPPEQVASEVEKLICFHTEHDNVKVPPEVEAAWFHHRFTQIHPFMDGNGRVARALASLIFIKAGWFPLVVTRDDRVQYLDALEVADKGDLKSLVELFVSIQKKAFVKALSISEDVLTDSKKKVLDSVAQRLRARKEEFGIQRKGLEERAYILKKILGIELEKVVSEVEETIKEADPRYYAKMYKSMPEQWHWYKWQIVQIAREFDNYFANIGLHHSWARLVIHESQEVSFLVSIHALGTEFRGVGACSAFVFFKEYRQDEEEIADLKPACREIFQFTYKEDIEKLKKRFENWLADSITIGLDIWRKSL is encoded by the coding sequence ATGGACAAAGACGAAAAAAAGCAAAGAATTGCTTATAAGTGGCAACCTATTGAGGACCTTCCAAAAAACTGGGGGGTCCTCCCGGCACCTGATCTCGCTTCCCTCTCTGATATTTGGAAGGAACAATCTGAAAGATTAAAGCTTAGTCCACAATGGCAGACCTTCCTCGATAGACTCAAGAGAAAATGGTCTATTGAAACAGGAATCATAGAACATATATACGAAATAGATCGCGGTATAACCGAAATACTAATTGAACAAGGTATCAAAGAAGCTCTTATACCCCATGGAGCTAGTAATAAATCACCTGAAGAAATTGTACCTATTATTGAAGATCACGAAGAAGCGATTAATGGATTATTTGATTTTGTAAAGAGTCAAAGACCATTAACAACCTCTTACATAAAAGAACTACACTTTTTACTAACTCGTCATCAGGTAACTACTGTAGGTATTAATGGTATGGGTAGAAAAACCGATGTAAAACTCATACGTGGAGATTGGAAAAAATGGCCCAATAACCCGACAAGACCTGATGGACAAATTCATGAATATTGCCCACCAGAACAAGTAGCCTCAGAAGTTGAAAAACTCATTTGCTTTCATACCGAACACGACAATGTCAAAGTCCCACCTGAAGTTGAAGCTGCTTGGTTTCATCACAGGTTTACCCAAATACATCCATTTATGGATGGGAATGGCAGGGTAGCAAGAGCCTTAGCTTCCCTTATTTTTATAAAAGCAGGTTGGTTCCCATTAGTAGTAACACGTGACGATCGTGTTCAATATTTAGATGCTTTAGAAGTTGCCGATAAAGGTGATCTAAAATCTTTAGTTGAGCTTTTTGTCTCAATCCAAAAAAAGGCGTTTGTAAAAGCACTTAGTATCAGCGAAGACGTATTAACTGATTCAAAGAAAAAAGTTCTTGATTCAGTAGCTCAACGTCTTCGAGCAAGGAAGGAAGAATTCGGTATTCAGAGGAAGGGTTTAGAGGAACGAGCATACATACTAAAGAAAATTCTTGGGATTGAATTAGAAAAAGTCGTTAGTGAGGTGGAAGAAACTATAAAAGAAGCTGATCCACGTTATTATGCTAAAATGTACAAAAGTATGCCTGAACAATGGCATTGGTACAAATGGCAAATTGTCCAAATAGCAAGAGAATTTGACAACTATTTTGCCAACATAGGCCTACACCATAGTTGGGCAAGATTGGTTATACATGAATCGCAAGAAGTAAGTTTTTTAGTTTCAATCCATGCTCTTGGAACTGAATTCAGAGGTGTTGGTGCATGCTCTGCATTCGTTTTTTTCAAAGAATACAGACAGGATGAAGAGGAAATTGCTGATTTAAAACCAGCTTGTCGAGAGATATTTCAATTTACATATAAAGAAGATATAGAAAAATTAAAAAAAAGATTTGAGAATTGGCTCGCAGATAGTATCACAATTGGACTAGATATCTGGCGAAAATCTCTCTAA